In Mus caroli chromosome 9, CAROLI_EIJ_v1.1, whole genome shotgun sequence, a single window of DNA contains:
- the Arhgap32 gene encoding rho GTPase-activating protein 32 isoform X4 has translation MKSRPTKQKLKQRGILKERVFGCDLGEHLLNSGFEVPQVLQSCTAFIERYGIVDGIYRLSGVASNIQRLRHEFDSEHVPDLTKEPYVQDIHSVGSLCKLYFRELPNPLLTYQLYEKFSDAVSAATDEERLMKIHDVIQQLPPPHYRTLEFLMRHLSLLADYCSITNMHAKNLAIVWAPNLLRSKQIESACFSGTAAFMEVRIQSVVVEFILNHVDVLFSGKISAVMQEGAASLSRPKSLLVSSPSTKLLTLEEAQARTQAQVSSPIVTENKYIEVGEGPAALQGKFHTVIEFPLERKRPQNKMKKSPVGSWRSFFNLGKSSSVSKRKLQRNESEPSEMKAMALKGGRAEGTLRSAKSEESLTSLHAVDGDSKLFRPRRPRSSSDALSASFNGDVLGNRCNSYDNLPHDNESEEEVGLLHIPALVSPHSAEDVDLSPPDIGVASLDFDPMSFQCSPPKAESECLESGASFLDSLGYTRDKLSPSKKDAEAGGSQSQTPGSTASSEPVSPVQEKLSPFFTLDLSPTDDKSSKPSSFTEKVVYAFSPKIGRKLSKSPSMNISEPISVTLPPRVSEVIGTVSNTVAQNASPTSWDKSVEERDVINRSPTQLQLGKMKAGEREAQETCEPEAQPLEQGAAEEVELPGTEERPVLSSQSKAVPSGQSQTGAVTHDPPQDPVPVSSVSLIPPPPPPKNVARMLALALAESAQQASSQTLKRPGASQAGCTSYGDTAVVPSEEKLPSSYSSLTLDKTCFQTDRPAEQCHPQINGLGNCNQPLPETAAMGGPSQSNTTDSGEQLQQVDLIGNSLHRNHLCGDPEKARSTSAPLTDSEKSDGHGSFPEDHAGKSSVSTVSFLEQDQSPLHFSCGDQPLSYLGTSMDKPHHSSELTDKSPMPSTLPRDKAHHPLSGSPEENSSPATMAYMMATPARAEPSNSEASRVLAEQPPAADFVAATLQRTHRTNRPLPPPPSQRPAEQPPVVGQVQEAPSIGLNNSHKVQGAAPAPERPPESRAMGDPVPIFVSDGSAAAQCPMAASAPQPGLPEKVRESSRAPPLHLRAESFPGHSCGFAAPVPPTRTMESKMAAALHSSAADATSSSNYHSFVPSSASVDDVMPMPLPVSQPKHASQKIAYSSFARPDVTTESFGPENCLHFNMTPNCQFRPQSVPPHHNKLEPHQVYGARSEPPASMGPRYNTYVAPGRNLSGHHSKPCSRVEYVSSLGSSVRNPCCPEDILPYPTIRRVQSLHAPPPSMIRSVPISRTEVPPDDEPAYCPRPVYQYKPYQSSQARSDYHVTQLQPYFENGRVHYRYSPYSSSSSSYYSPEGALCDVDAYGTVQLRPLHRLSNRDFAFYNPRLQGKNMYNYAGLPPRPRANATGYFSGNDHNVVTMPPTADGKHTYTSWDLEDMEKYRMQSIRRESRARQKVKGPIMSQYDNMTPAVQDDLGGIYVIHLRSKSDPGKTGLLSVAEGKEGRHPAKAVSPEGDERFYRKHPESEFDRAHHHGGYGSTQAEKPSLPQKQSSLRNRKLHDMGCSLPEHRAHQEASHRQLCESKNGPPYPQGAGQLDYGSKGMPDTSEPSNYHNSGKYMTSGQESLRLNHKEVRLPKDLDRPRARQPPAPEKHSRDCYKEEEHFSQSMVPPPKPERSHSLKLHHTQNLERDPSVLYQYQTHSKRQSSMTVVSQYDNLEDYHSLPQHQRGGFGGAGMGAYVPSGFVHPQSRTYATALGQGAFLPTELSLPHPDTQIHAE, from the exons ATGAAGTCTCGCCCAACAAAACAGAAGCTAAAGCAGCGGGGCATCTTGAAAGAGAGAGTATTCGGTTGTGACTTGGGGGAGCACCTCCTCAACTCTGGGTTTGAAG TGCCTCAGGTTCTTCAAAGCTGCACAGCGTTCATCGAGAGGTATGGCATTGTGGATGGGATATATCGTCTCTCTGGCGTTGCCTCCAATATCCAGAGACTTCG TCATGAATTTGATTCTGAGCATGTCCCCGACCTGACAAAAGAACCTTATGTTCAAGACATCCATTCTGTGGGCTCCCTCTGTAAGCTGTACTTCCGAGAACTCCCAAACCCTCTGCTCACCTACCAGCTATACGAGAAGTTCTCT GATGCTGTTTCAGCAGCAACGGACGAAGAACGGTTGATGAAAATCCATGATGTCATCCAGCAACTCCCCCCACCACACTATAG aaCCCTGGAGTTCCTGATGAGACATCTGTCTCTTCTAGCAGACTATTGCTCCATCACAAATATGCATGCGAAAAACCTTGCCATTGTGTGGGCACCAAATCTGCTGAG ATCAAAGCAGATAGAGTCAGCTTGCTTCAGTGGGACAGCAGCTTTCATGGAAGTGAGGATTCAGTCTGTGGTTGTTGAATTCATTCTCAATCATGTGGATGTGCTCTTCAGTGGCAAAATCAGCGCTGTCATGCAGGAAGGAGCAG CTTCTTTGTCAAGGCCCAAGTCCCTGCTGGTCTCGTCTCCATCTACCAAGCTGCTGACATTGGAGGAAGCCCAGGCAAGGACGCAGGCGCAGGTCAGTTCTCCTATTGTGACGGAAAATAAGTACATCGAAGTCGGAGAAGGGCCTGCTGCGCTGCAAGGGAAGTTTCACACCGTCATTGAGTTCCCACTTGAAAG AAAGAGGCctcaaaataagatgaaaaaatcTCCTGTTGGCAGCTGGCGTTCCTTTTTCAATTTGGGGAAGTCCTCTTCTGTCTCCAAACGCAAGTTGCAGCGTAATGAGAGTGAGCCCTCAGAAATGAAAGCCATGGCTTTGAAAG gtGGCAGGGCAGAAGGAACCCTCCGCTCAGCTAAAAGTGAAGAGTCCCTTACTTCTCTCCATGCAGTTGATG GTGATTCCAAGTTGTTCCGACCTAGAAGACCCAGATCCAGCAGCGATGCGCTCTCTGCCTCTTTCAATGGCGACGTGCTGGGGAACCGGTGCAACTCCTATGACAATCTGCCCCACGACAACGAGAGTGAAGAAGAAGTGGGGCTGCTCCACATTCCAGCTCTTGTGTCTCCTCATTCGGCTGAGGATGTTGACTTGAGTCCACCAGACATCGGAGTGGCCAGTCTGGACTTCGATCCCATGTCATTTCAATGTAGTCCTCCGAAAGCTGAGTCAGAGTGTCTGGAGAGTGGTGCTTCCTTTCTGGATTCATTAGGGTATACCAGGGATAAACTGAGTCCCAGTAAGaaggatgcagaagcaggtggtAGCCAGTCACAGACTCCAGGAAGCACCGCAAGTTCCGAACCTGTATCTCCAGTCCAGGAGAAACTGAGTCCGTTTTTCACCCTGGACTTGAGCCCCACTGATGACAAGTCTTCTAAGCCATCTTCATTTACAGAAAAGGTTGTTTATGCTTTCTCTCCGAAGATTGGGCGGAAGCTAAGCAAATCTCCTTCCATGAACATATCTGAGCCTATTTCAGTGACTCTCCCACCTCGGGTATCAGAAGTCATCGGTACTGTCTCCAATACTGTAGCTCAGAATGCATCACCTACATCTTGGGACAAAAGTGTGGAAGAAAGAGATGTCATAAATAGATCCCCCACCCAGCTACAGCTAGGAAAGATGAAAGCAGGTGAGAGAGAGGCACAGGAGACCTGTGAACCAGAAGCACAGCCCCTGGAACAGGGGGCAGCTGAAGAAGTAGAGTTGCCAGGGACAGAGGAGCGGCCTGTCCTGAGCAGTCAGAGCAAGGCTGTACCTTCTGGACAGAGTCAGACAG GAGCAGTTACCCATGACCCCCCTCAGGATCCCGTTCCTGTCAGTTCAGTCTCTCTTATCCCACCACCACCGCCTCCGAAAAATGTCGCCCGAATGTTGGCACTAGCGTTAGCTGAGTCTGCACAGCAAGCCTCAAGTCAGACACTGAAGAGACCAGGGGCTTCCCAGGCTGGGTGCACTAGTTATGGAGACACGGCAGTCGTTCCATCTGAAGAGAAGCTGCCTAGTTCCTACTCTAGCCTTACTCTAGATAAAACCTGTTTCCAAACCGACCGGCCAGCAGAGCAGTGCCACCCGCAGATCAATGGACTCGGAAACTGTAACCAGCCCCTCCCTGAGACAGCAGCTATGGGAGGTCCCAGCCagtccaacacaactgactctggGGAGCAACTCCAGCAAGTAGACTTAATAGGGAATTCGCTACATCGAAACCATTTATGTGGGGATCCAGAAAAGGCTAGAAGCACTTCAGCTCCCTTAACAGACTCAGAGAAGTCTGATGGTCATGGAAGTTTCCCTGAAGACCACGCTGGGAAGAGCAGCGTGTCCACTGTCTCCTTTTTGGAGCAGGACCAGTCTCCACTCCATTTCTCATGTGGAGATCAGCCCCTCTCTTATCTTGGTACCAGTATGGATAAACCCCATCATTCCTCAGAGCTTACAGACAAATCTCCCATGCCTTCTACTTTGCCTAGGGACAAAGCCCACCACCCTCTCTCTGGGTCCCCTGAAGAGAATTCCAGCCCAGCCACCATGGCTTACATGATGGCAACTCCAGCAAGAGCGGAACCGAGCAACAGTGAGGCCAGCAGGGTCCTGGCTGAGCAGCCCCCAGCTGCTGATTTTGTGGCTGCCACCCTTCAGCGCACGCACAGAACTAATcggcccctccctccacctccttccCAGAGGCCTGCAGAGCAGCCACCAGTTGTGGGGCAGGTACAAGAAGCACCAAGTATAGGATTAAATAATTCCCATAAG GTCCAGGGAGCGGCTCCAGCTCCAGAGAGGCCACCTGAGTCTCGAGCCATGGGTGATCCCGTACCCATCTTCGTCAGTGATGGCAGTGCTGCTGCCCAGTGTCCcatggctgcctctgctcctcaaCCGGGACTGCCTGAGAAGGTTCGGGAAAGCAGCAGGGCTCCACCACTCCACCTGCGTGCTGAGTCTTTTCCTGGCCATTCCTGTGGCTTTGCTGCCCCAGTTCCCCCAACACGGACAATGGAGAGCAAGATGGCTGCTGCCTTGCACTCCAGCGCTGCAGACGCCACCAGCAGTTCAAATTACCACTCCTTTGTCCCTTCGTCAGCCTCAGTAGATGATGTGATGCCCATGCCACTCCCCGTCTCACAGCCTAAGCATGCTTCTCAGAAGATAGCCTATTCCTCCTTTGCTAGGCCTGATGTCACCACAGAGTCCTTTGGTCCAGAAAACTGTTTGCATTTCAATATGACTCCAAACTGCCAGTTTCGCCCCCAGAGTGTTCCTCCACACCACAATAAGTTGGAGCCACATCAGGTATATGGTGCCCGGTCAGAGCCACCAGCCTCCATGGGTCCTCGTTATAACACCTATGTGGCGCCGGGAAGAAACCTGTCTGGACACCACTCCAAGCCCTGTAGCCGGGTTGAGTATGTCTCTTCTCTGGGCTCCTCGGTTAGGAATCCTTGTTGCCCTGAAGACATTCTACCTTACCCTACCATCCGGAGGGTACAGTCCCTCCATGCACCCCCACCTTCCATGATCCGCTCTGTTCCCATTTCACGGACAGAAGTTCCCCCAGATGATGAACCAGCCTACTGCCCAAGACCAGTCTACCAGTATAAGCCATACCAGTCCTCCCAGGCCCGCTCAGACTATCACGTGACTCAGCTTCAGCCTTACTTTGAGAATGGACGGGTCCATTACCGCTATAGTCCAtactccagctcctccagctcctatTACAGTCCTGAGGGGGCCTTGTGTGATGTCGATGCCTATGGCACAGTCCAGCTGCGGCCCCTCCACCGCCTGTCCAATCGGGACTTTGCTTTCTACAATCCAAGGCTACAAGGAAAGAACATGTACAACTATGCTGGTTTGCCTCCACGCCCACGGGCCAATGCAACTGGCTATTTCTCTGGTAATGACCACAATGTAGTCACTATGCCCCCCACTGCTGACGGAAAGCACACCTACACCTCATGGGACCTTGAGGACATGGAAAAATACCGCATGCAGTCCATCCGCCGAGAGAGCCGAGCACGGCAGAAGGTAAAAGGGCCTATCATGTCGCAGTATGACAACATGACGCCAGCTGTGCAAGACGACTTGGGAGGGATCTATGTCATCCATCTGCGCAGCAAATCAGATCCTGGGAAAACTGGACTTCTCTCTGTggcagaggggaaagagggacGGCACCCAGCCAAGGCTGTCAGTCCTGAGGGGGACGAGCGTTTCTACAGGAAGCACCCAGAGTCCGAATTTGACAGAGCCCACCATCACGGAGGGTacggcagcacacaggcagaaaaGCCATCCCTCCCGCAGAAGCAAAGCAGCCTTAGGAACAGAAAGCTTCACGATATGGGTTGTAGCCTCCCAGAGCACAGGGCGCATCAGGAAGCAAGCCATAGGCAATTATGTGAATCAAAAAATGGACCACCTTATCCCCAGGGAGCTGGCCAGTTAGACTATGGGTCCAAAGGGATGCCAGACACTTCTGAGCCAAGCAACTACCATAACTCTGGGAAATACATGACATCAGGGCAGGAGTCTCTAAGACTGAACCACAAGGAAGTGAGGCTTCCCAAAGATCTGGACAGACCTCGAGCCAGGCAGCCACCTGCCCCTGAGAAACACTCCAGAGACTGCTACAAGGAGGAGGAACACTTCTCTCAGTCTATGGTCCCACCTCCCAAACCAGAGAGGAGTCACAGCCTAAAACTCCATCATACCCAGAACCTGGAGAGGGACCCCAGCGTGCTATACCAGTATCAGACACACAGCAAGCGCCAGAGCAGCATGACTGTCGTGTCCCAGTATGATAACCTGGAGGATTACCACTCCCTGCCCCAGCACCAGCGAGGAGGCTTTGGAGGGGCGGGCATGGGGGCCTACGTGCCCTCTGGCTTTGTCCATCCACAGAGCAGGACATACGCCACAGCATTGGGTCAGGGGGCCTTCCTGCCCACAGAGTTGTCCTTGCCACATCCTGACACACAGATCCATGCAGAATGA